In the genome of Pontibacter actiniarum, the window CTGCTTTTTGAAGCATAAGCCTGGCGTCTCCACTGTAAAGCAACACCTAAAAGCCCTCCTCCAAAGAACCTCTGCTGAAGCGGGTGAAAAGGAAAAAGTTCTATGATAACAGTCTTGGCTACCTGACCTGATCCCAGTCCTTGGGTGGGGGTAGGGGCCCTCGAAAAGAGCGCCTCGAGAGTTTCCGGTGACGAGCGCGAGCGAGGCAGCCCGAGGCAAGAGGGCAGGAAGCGAAAGCAGCGCGATGCCCTTATCGAGGGGCCATACCCCCAGGACGAGTCCTCGCGGGCATGAGCGCCCCAAAGTATAAAGTGAAACGATAGGTGTGTGGGAGCTGGAGGATGACCGGAGGCTAGAAAGGGGAGCTCGTTTCAAACTGCGGAAAGCAGCTGCAATGGAAGTATAAGCAGGGGCAGTCTAAGGCACAAGCGGACGCTTGCGCCAGTAAAGTTGTTAGCGGAGGCCAAAAAGTATGGCTTTGTAAGCCAGTTGAGTCACAGACGCAACATCATAGTCAGACACGTTTGCAAACTCGCGCCAGCAGGAGTAATAAAGTATAAATAGAGGCAATCAAGTCACAAGCGGACCTTCGTGCCAGCGAGGGGCTGCAAGAGCAGCTGCTACCAAGTGCACTTTGCCACACACTTAACCACCATCCCTTCCCAGGACAAAATCAAGTATACCAAATTAGCAGTAAAGTACATCTGCTAACACTTTTTCTTCACAATTCCATAAAATAGGATAAAGATTCAGGGAACAGCTGTCCTCTAGTATAAACCTTAAAATTCCTGAATATCAATGAAAAAACTGTTACTAAGTGTAGTGGCGGGGCTTGGCCTTTGCTGCTGCGGGGGGAGCGCTATGGCGCAAGGTTCCTCGCTATATGGTTCGGGGTTAAAGGTGCCCCTGAATGAGGACGGCTCGAAGTACTTCCGGGTGATTTTGTGGAACCAGGTGTGGGTGCGCTACAACGAGAATAACACAGGCTCCATCCGGAACGGGGAGCCGACAGACAACACCTTTGATGTCGGCCTGCGCCGCTCGCGTGTGCTGCTCTATTCCCAGATCAGTCCGCGCTTTCTGATTCTCACGCACTTTGGTATCAACAACCAAAACGCCGTGAGCGGCGGCTACCTCGGAACAGACGGTAAAAAGCCGCAGCTCTACATGCACGATGCCTGGGTAGACTACAAGGTGTTCGATAACTACCTGCACCTGGGGGCGGGGCTGCACTACTGGAACGGAATCTCGCGGCTCACGAACGCCAGCACGCTTAACTTCCTGGCCTACGACGCGCCCATCACCAACTGGCCAACCATAGAGGCCATAGACCAGTTTGCGCGCATGCTGGGCGTTTTTGCCAAAGGCAAGCTCGGGAAGCTGGATTACCGGGTAGCGGTGAACAACCCCTTCCTGACCAATACGGCGGGGGCCGTGTCTTCGGCGGCAAACTACAACCCGAACAACAACGAGAAGGTGTACCAGGGTTACTTTAACTTCCAGTTCCTGGAGCAGGAGTCGAACCTGCTGCCCTACATGGTGGGCACGTACCTCGGCACTAAGAAGGTGTTTAACATTGGCGCCGGCTTTATGCACAACAGCGACGGCATGTGGCGCGAAGAGGCGGTGGTGGTGCCGGGAGGCACAGTAAACAGAGTGGTGGAGGAAGACATAGACCTGTTTGGGGTGGATGCCTTCCTGGACATGCCACTGAATGAGGAGAGCGGCACGGCTATCACAGCCTACGCCGTGTACTACAACTATGACTTCGGCCGCAACCATGTGCGCAACATCGGCATCCTGAACCCGGCCACAGAGGGCGGCGGCCTGCGCGGCAACGCCTTCCCGACAGTGGGCACCGGCGACGCGGGCTACGCGGAAGTGGGTTACCTGCTGCCTAAGGGAGCGCTGGGAGAGGAGACGCGGCTGCAGCCGTACGCCGCCTTTAACTACGGCCGCTACGACGGGCTGCGCGACAGCGGCGGCGACATACAGTCTGTGAAAGTGCTGGACGTGGGGGCCAACCTGCTGCTGGAGGCGCACCACGCCAAGATCACGCTCAACTACCGCCACCGCCCGGACTTTACCAACATCAACGACATCAAGTACAGGCCTGAGGTTACGCTGCAGGCCATGATTTACCTCTAACATCACCAACCTAAACAGAATATCTAACCTTGTAACACATGGAAAACAACAAACAAAAGATGCAGGAATACTGGAGGCGCAACGTGCGCATCCTGCTCACGCTGCTCGGGCTCTGGTTCGCGGTGTCGTACGTGTTCGGCATCCTGCTCGTGGAGGAGCTCAACCAGTTCCACCTGGGGGGCTTTAAGCTCGGCTTCTGGTTTGCCCAGCAGGGCTCCATCTACTGCTTTGTCATCATCATCTTCGTGTACGTGATCCTGATGAACAAGCTGGACAGAGAGTTTGACGTGCACGAAGATTAACTTCACTCACTTTAAAAGCAAAACAAAATGAGCATCTTAGCTTGGACATACCTGATCGTGGGCATTACGTTTGCCCTCTACATTGGCATTGCGATCTGGTCGCGTGCCGGATCAACCAAAGAGTTCTATGTGGCCGGGGGCGGTGTTAGCCCGCTGGCCAACGGCATGGCCACCGCCGCCGACTGGATGAGCGCGGCCTCCTTTATCTCCATGGCCGGCCTTATCTCCTTTATGGGGTACGACGGCTCTGTGTACCTGATGGGCTGGACGGGCGGCTACGTGCTGCTGGCCCTGCTGCTGGCGCCCTACCTGCGCAAGTTCGGTAAGTTTACCGTGCCGGATTTCGTTGGCGACCGCTACTACTCCAGAACGGCCCGCCTGGTGGCCGTGGTCTGCGCCATCTTTATCTCCTTTACCTACGTGGCCGGGCAGATGCGCGGCGTGGGCATTGTGTTCTCCCGCTTTCTGGAGGTGCAGATCGAGACCGGTGTGATCATCGGCATGGTGATCGTGCTTTTCTACGCGGTGCTGGGCGGCATGAAGGGCATTACCTACACGCAGGTGGCGCAGTACTGCGTGCTGATTTTCGCCTACATGGTGCCTGCTATCTTTATCTCCATCATGCTGACGGGCAACCCGATTCCGCAGCTCGGCCTGGGAGGCGATGTGGCTGACGGCACGCCCTTGCTGGCGAAGCTGGACGGCATGCTGACAGAGCTGGGCTTTGCGCCCTACACCAGCGGTACCAAGTCTACCATCGATGTGTTCTTTATCACGGCTGCCTTGATGGTGGGCACGGCTGGCCTGCCCCACGTAATCGTGCGCTTCTTTACCGTGCCGAAGGTGAAGGACGCGCGCAAATCCGCAGGGTATGCGCTGGTGTTTATTGCGATACTCTACACAACGGCCCCGGCCATTGGCGCCTTTGGCCGCTACAACATGATCAACAACATCAGCAACCGCCCTATTGCCGAGATGCCGCGCTGGGTGCAGAACTGGCAAAAAACGAAGCTGATCAGCATTGAAGACAGAAACGGAGACGGCCGCATCCAATACGTGAAGAACCCGGATGTAAACGAGCTGACCATAGACAAGGACATCATGGTGCTGGCGAACCCGGAGATCGCGAACCTGCCCAACTGGGTAATCGCGCTGGTGGCGGCCGGCGGCCTGGCGGCGGCTCTCTCTACGGCGGCCGGCCTGTTGCTGGTTATCTCTACCTCCATCTCCCACGACCTGCTCAAGAACTCCTTTATGCCGGATATCTCTGAGAAGAGCGAGCTGATTGCGGCGCGCGTAGCGGCTACACTGGCTGTGGTGGTGGCCGGCTACTTTGGCATCTACCCTCCGGGCTTTGTGGCTGAGGTGGTGGCCTTTGCCTTCGGTCTGGCGGCGGCGTCCTTCTTCCCGGTTATCATTATGGGGATCTTCTCGACGCGCATGAACAAGCAGGGCGCCATCTGGGGCATGGTGATCGGGCTGCTGTTCACCATTTCCTACATCTCGTACTTCAAGTTCATCAACCCCGATGCAAACCTGCCGGAGAACTGGTGGTTCGGTATTTCGCCGGAAGGCATTGGTACGCTTGGCATGGTGCTGAATTTTATTGTATCTTTTGTGATATCAAGAATGACGCCGCCGCCGCCAGCCCACATCCAGGAGCTGGTAGAGGATATCCGTATCCCGCGCGGGGTGGTTGCTGCCGCTGCAGCGCACTAACACCAAGTACAGAGATGACCGTTTCGAGCAAGGTGAGCCGTCCGGGCTGCGTGGTAGTCCGTGTTAAAGATCGCGGCTCCGGACCTCACCTTGTTTGGAATGGTACATAACCTTACCCTATGCGTGACCGAGTAAAAGGCAGGCGACTTTTCTTCATCAGCGTGCTCTTCCTGCTGCTGCTGAACTTCCCGGTGCTCTCCATCTTTAACAAGGGCGGTGTGGTGGCGGGCGTGCCTGTGCTGTACCTGTACCTGATGCTGGGCTGGCTGGGGTGCATTGTGGCGATAGGGCTGTTTGTAGAGCGTAAGCGCATCCGGAAACCAAAGCAGCGGGCATGAACTACTGGCTGGTCATCGGGGTGTCTTTTTTATACCTGGCCTTGCTGTTTGGGCTGGCCTCCTGGGCGGAGCGCCGCTCCGCTGCCGGGAAGAGCTTTGTGGGCAACCCCTATGTATACGCGTTGTCGATGGCCGTTTACTGCACCGCCTGGACCTACTACGGCAGTGTGGGGCGCGCCGCCACCTCGGGGCTGGAGTACCTGGCCATTTACGTGGGCCCTACCCTGATGGCGCCGCTCTGGTGGGTCGTGCTGCGCAAGATCATCCGCATCTGCAAGGTGCAGCGCATCACCACCATCGCCGACTTTATTTCCTCGCGCTACGGCAAGAGCATTACGCTGGGCAGCCTGGTAACGGTTGTGTGTGTGCTGGGGATCATCCCTTACATCTCCATCCAGTTAAAGGCGATTGCCAGCAGCCTGAGCATCCTCACGGGCACCGCCATACAGCAGGAGGCTTTCCCGGACACCTCCTTCTTTATTGCCATCGGCCTGGGGCTGTTCACCATCGTGTACGGCACGCGGCACATAGAGGCCACCGAGCGCCACGAGGGCATGGTGGCGGCGATCGCCTTTGAGTCGGTGCTGAAGCTGGTGGTGTTTATCCTGGCCGGGGTGTTTGTGACGTACGTTGTCTTTAACGGCTTTGATGATGTGATGGCCCGTGCGCAGGCGCTGCCGAACTTCAACCGCCTGATGACTTTCAGCGGCGAGGGGGGCTTCGGGGAGTGGTTCTGGATGATCTTTCTGTCGATGCTGGCCATTCTCTTCCTGCCGCGCCAGTTCCAGGTGGCGGTGGTGGAGAACGTGAACGAGCAGCACCTGAACAAGGCCATGTGGCTGTTCCCGCTGTACCTCTTCGCCATCAACGTTTTTGTGCTGCCTATTGCCCTGGGCGGCGACCTGCTGTTTGCCCCCGGCGCCTTCGATGCCGACATGTTTGTGCTGGCCATCCCGTTGAGCGAAGGCCAGAGCCTCCTGGCGCTGCTGGTGTACCTGGGCGGCTACTCGGCCGCCACCAGCATGGTGATTGTGGCCACCATCGCCCTGAGCGTGATGATGAGCAACAACCTGGTGATGCCGCTGATGATCGGCACGCCATACTTTAAAACAGCCAACCAGGACCGCCTGACGCGCATCCTGCTCTATAGCCGCCGCCTGTGCATTATGGCGGTGCTGTTGCTGGCCTACCTGTACTACAAAGGCGTGGCAGAGTACTACTCGCTGGTGGAGGTCGGGCTGGTGTCGTTTGCGGCCGTGGCCCAGTTTGCCCCGGCCATGATCGGCGGGATCTTCTGGAAGGAAGGCACCAAAGGCGGTGCGCTGGCTGGCATTGTGGTCGGCTCC includes:
- a CDS encoding sodium:solute symporter family protein; translation: MSILAWTYLIVGITFALYIGIAIWSRAGSTKEFYVAGGGVSPLANGMATAADWMSAASFISMAGLISFMGYDGSVYLMGWTGGYVLLALLLAPYLRKFGKFTVPDFVGDRYYSRTARLVAVVCAIFISFTYVAGQMRGVGIVFSRFLEVQIETGVIIGMVIVLFYAVLGGMKGITYTQVAQYCVLIFAYMVPAIFISIMLTGNPIPQLGLGGDVADGTPLLAKLDGMLTELGFAPYTSGTKSTIDVFFITAALMVGTAGLPHVIVRFFTVPKVKDARKSAGYALVFIAILYTTAPAIGAFGRYNMINNISNRPIAEMPRWVQNWQKTKLISIEDRNGDGRIQYVKNPDVNELTIDKDIMVLANPEIANLPNWVIALVAAGGLAAALSTAAGLLLVISTSISHDLLKNSFMPDISEKSELIAARVAATLAVVVAGYFGIYPPGFVAEVVAFAFGLAAASFFPVIIMGIFSTRMNKQGAIWGMVIGLLFTISYISYFKFINPDANLPENWWFGISPEGIGTLGMVLNFIVSFVISRMTPPPPAHIQELVEDIRIPRGVVAAAAAH
- a CDS encoding DUF4212 domain-containing protein; translated protein: MENNKQKMQEYWRRNVRILLTLLGLWFAVSYVFGILLVEELNQFHLGGFKLGFWFAQQGSIYCFVIIIFVYVILMNKLDREFDVHED